Proteins encoded together in one Juglans regia cultivar Chandler chromosome 9, Walnut 2.0, whole genome shotgun sequence window:
- the LOC108984468 gene encoding tryptophan aminotransferase-related protein 2-like isoform X2: MNIRLSRSVLLRGLLFWHRKAAIFTESVIGISCFLRKSPVGGYSNSSGDPTMFEKYWRQMGDKATVVIPGWQHISYFSDVTNICWFLEPKFAKEVERVHKAVGNAVTEGRHIVVGTGSSQLYLAALYALSAHDLTEPVSVVSEAPYYSSYPSMTDCLKSGLYKWMGDARSFNKEGAYIELVTSPNNPDGHIRRSVVNRSEGILVHDLAYYWPQYTPISSPADHDLMLFTVSKSTGHAGMRIGWALVKDREIASRMTKFIELNTIGVSKDSQLRAAKILEVISDSSERAGSSAEGESFFEFSYNLMSERWKLLREAVEHSGSFSLPEFRPGFCTFLNRVSESQPAFAWMKCERDIEDCESFLQGHKIFTRGGKHFGVGTEYVRISMLDRDDNFHLLVKRLSAIHI; this comes from the exons ATGAACATACGCCTGAGTAGGAGTGTATTGCTTCGAGGTCTACTCTTCTGGCATCGGAAAGCGGCGATTTTCACGGAAAGTGTTATCGGGATTTCTTGTTTCCTGAGAAAATCTCCTGTCGGAGGGTATTCCAATTCGAG CGGTGATCCAACCATGTTTGAAAAATACTGGCGACAAATGGGTGACAAAGCCACGGTGGTGATCCCGGGATGGCAGCATATTAGCTACTTTTCTGATGTGACCAACATTTGCTGGTTTTTAGAGCCCAAGTTTGCCAAAGAGGTAGAAAGGGTACATAAAGCTGTGGGAAATGCTGTGACAGAAGGTCGTCACATTGTTGTTGGTACAGGTTCATCCCAGCTTTATTTAGCTGCTCTATATGCTTTATCTGCACATGATTTAACTGAACCAGTAAGTGTGGTATCTGAAGCCCCCTACTATTCG TCCTACCCATCTATGACGGATTGCCTCAAGTCAGGCCTATACAAATGGATGGGAGATGCGCGGAGCTTCAATAAAGAGGGGGCTTATATAGAACTTGTCACTTCCCCCAACAACCCTGATGGTCATATTAGGAGATCTGTGGTCAATAGAAGTGAGGGTATATTGGTTCACGATCTTGCCTACTACTGGCCACAGTATACTCCAATATCTTCACCCGCAGACCATGATCTAATGCTGTTCACCGTCTCGAAGAGCACCGGTCATGCAGGGATGCGGATTGG TTGGGCTCTTGTTAAGGACCGAGAGATAGCGAGTAGGATGACCAAATTCATTGAGCTCAACACTATAGGCGTATCCAAGGATTCACAGCTCCGGGCTGCTAAGATTCTCGAAGTCATTTCTGATAGTTCAGAACGTGCTGGCAGCTCTGCAGAAGGTGAATCCTTCTTTGAGTTCAGCTACAACCTCATGTCAGAGAGGTGGAAGCTGTTGAGAGAGGCAGTGGAACACAGCGGAAGTTTCAGTCTGCCCGAATTTCGTCCTGGATTCTGCACCTTTTTGAACCGGGTCTCGGAGTCTCAACCTG CTTTCGCCTGGATGAAATGTGAGAGAGATATAGAGGACTGCGAAAGCTTCTTACAAGGCCACAAGATCTTCACACGAGGAGGGAAGCACTTTGGGGTTGGAACAGAGTACGTAAGGATAAGCATGCTTGATCGAGATGACAATTTCCATCTTCTTGTGAAAAGGCTGTCCGCGATCCACATATGA
- the LOC108984468 gene encoding tryptophan aminotransferase-related protein 2-like isoform X1: MALITSVLSMRNLFVLSLALNVSLILRTMYEREQSHHWLSLETQKGQAVQETRLALSPTSSSSAATTQVNTQDGGEKILNLARGDPTMFEKYWRQMGDKATVVIPGWQHISYFSDVTNICWFLEPKFAKEVERVHKAVGNAVTEGRHIVVGTGSSQLYLAALYALSAHDLTEPVSVVSEAPYYSSYPSMTDCLKSGLYKWMGDARSFNKEGAYIELVTSPNNPDGHIRRSVVNRSEGILVHDLAYYWPQYTPISSPADHDLMLFTVSKSTGHAGMRIGWALVKDREIASRMTKFIELNTIGVSKDSQLRAAKILEVISDSSERAGSSAEGESFFEFSYNLMSERWKLLREAVEHSGSFSLPEFRPGFCTFLNRVSESQPAFAWMKCERDIEDCESFLQGHKIFTRGGKHFGVGTEYVRISMLDRDDNFHLLVKRLSAIHI; this comes from the exons ATGGCTTTAATCACTAGTGTTTTGTCGATGAGGAACTTGTTCGTGTTATCTCTGGCTTTAAATGTCAGCTTGATTCTACGGACTATGTACGAGAGGGAACAGAGCCATCATTGGCTCAGTCTCGAAACTCAGAAAGGCCAAGCTGTCCAGGAGACGCGTTTGGCATTGTCGCCTACTTCCTCGTCCTCTGCAGCTACTACTCAAGTTAACACTCAAGATGGCGGGGAGAAAATTCTCAATCTCGCCCG CGGTGATCCAACCATGTTTGAAAAATACTGGCGACAAATGGGTGACAAAGCCACGGTGGTGATCCCGGGATGGCAGCATATTAGCTACTTTTCTGATGTGACCAACATTTGCTGGTTTTTAGAGCCCAAGTTTGCCAAAGAGGTAGAAAGGGTACATAAAGCTGTGGGAAATGCTGTGACAGAAGGTCGTCACATTGTTGTTGGTACAGGTTCATCCCAGCTTTATTTAGCTGCTCTATATGCTTTATCTGCACATGATTTAACTGAACCAGTAAGTGTGGTATCTGAAGCCCCCTACTATTCG TCCTACCCATCTATGACGGATTGCCTCAAGTCAGGCCTATACAAATGGATGGGAGATGCGCGGAGCTTCAATAAAGAGGGGGCTTATATAGAACTTGTCACTTCCCCCAACAACCCTGATGGTCATATTAGGAGATCTGTGGTCAATAGAAGTGAGGGTATATTGGTTCACGATCTTGCCTACTACTGGCCACAGTATACTCCAATATCTTCACCCGCAGACCATGATCTAATGCTGTTCACCGTCTCGAAGAGCACCGGTCATGCAGGGATGCGGATTGG TTGGGCTCTTGTTAAGGACCGAGAGATAGCGAGTAGGATGACCAAATTCATTGAGCTCAACACTATAGGCGTATCCAAGGATTCACAGCTCCGGGCTGCTAAGATTCTCGAAGTCATTTCTGATAGTTCAGAACGTGCTGGCAGCTCTGCAGAAGGTGAATCCTTCTTTGAGTTCAGCTACAACCTCATGTCAGAGAGGTGGAAGCTGTTGAGAGAGGCAGTGGAACACAGCGGAAGTTTCAGTCTGCCCGAATTTCGTCCTGGATTCTGCACCTTTTTGAACCGGGTCTCGGAGTCTCAACCTG CTTTCGCCTGGATGAAATGTGAGAGAGATATAGAGGACTGCGAAAGCTTCTTACAAGGCCACAAGATCTTCACACGAGGAGGGAAGCACTTTGGGGTTGGAACAGAGTACGTAAGGATAAGCATGCTTGATCGAGATGACAATTTCCATCTTCTTGTGAAAAGGCTGTCCGCGATCCACATATGA
- the LOC118349478 gene encoding probable small nuclear ribonucleoprotein F — protein sequence MSIPVNPKPFLNNLTGKPVIVKLKWGMEYKGFLASVDSYMNLQLANTEEYIDGQFTGNLGEILIRCNNVLYLRGVPEDEEIEEADRE from the exons AGCATACCGGTTAACCCGAAACCTTTCTTGAACAATTTGACTGGGAAGCCTGTCATTGTGAAACTGAAGTGGGGAATGGAGTACAAAG GTTTTCTTGCTTCAGTGGATTCATACATGAACTTGCAG CTAGCTAACACTGAGGAGTATATTGATGGGCAATTCACTGGAAATCTGGGAGAGATTTTGATCAG ATGTAACAATGTTCTCTATCTTCGTGGGGTACCAGAGgatgaagaaattgaagaagctGATAGAGAGTAA